Proteins encoded by one window of Aphidius gifuensis isolate YNYX2018 linkage group LG2, ASM1490517v1, whole genome shotgun sequence:
- the LOC122848985 gene encoding H/ACA ribonucleoprotein complex subunit 2-like protein produces MGEIKPKKEEGEDAPDAEGKELSYEDKLKNCSPIADPMASKKLTKKIYKLIKKASKQKTYLRNGLKDVQKHLRKGEKGIVIFAGDVFPIEIMCHLPIVCEDKDIPHCYVPSKQDIGTSMGVKRGSLMVLIKEHDEYKDLYDEVKEGIKTLVPSHF; encoded by the exons atgggtGAAATTAAACCAAAAAAGGAAGAAGGTGAAGATGCACCAGATGCTGAAGGTAAAGAACTCAGTTATgaggataaattaaaaaattgcagtCCAATTGCTGATCCAATGGCcagtaaaaaattaaccaaaaaaatttacaaacttATCAAAAAAG catCAAAACAAAAGACCTACTTGAGAAATGGATTGAAAGATGTACAAAAACATCTTCGTAAAGGTGAAAAAGg tATTGTTATATTTGCTGGTGATGTATTTCCAATTGAAATAATGTGTCATTTACCAATTGTTTGTGAAGACAAAGACATACCACATTGTTATGTACCATCTAAACAAGATATTGGCACATCAATGGGAGTTAAACGTGGTAGTTTGATGGTTCTCATTAAAGAACATGATGAGTACAAAGATTTATATGATGAGGTCAAGGAAGGCATCAAGACTCTTGTTCCaagtcatttttaa